One Candidatus Kaelpia aquatica genomic region harbors:
- a CDS encoding undecaprenyl-diphosphate phosphatase produces MKFDLLILSFIQGIAEFLPISSSGHLLFLSNLLNLNIDKFIFTIFLHLAALLAILFYFYPRIKILLKDNIYILKVLAAFCTTIIVALYLRRYVVAIYNMEGLNILGPFFIISGVLLFLPRLRKNQSQSLTFKSALLIGFVQGVSVFPGISRSGITIVLALLLGLTREEAFRFSFLLAIPTIIGAGVYELLKSSWNFQAFNVINISYVGYFVITFIVSLASLAILEKTVFRKKLSFFGYYCCIIGLIVLFIGG; encoded by the coding sequence GTGAAGTTTGATCTTTTAATCCTATCCTTTATTCAAGGAATTGCGGAGTTTCTTCCTATAAGCAGTTCAGGACATCTTCTATTTTTGAGTAATTTATTAAATTTAAATATCGATAAATTTATCTTCACCATATTCCTTCATCTAGCTGCTCTCTTAGCTATACTCTTTTACTTTTATCCCAGAATAAAAATTTTATTAAAAGATAATATATATATATTAAAGGTTCTTGCAGCTTTTTGCACGACTATCATAGTCGCTCTCTATCTTAGAAGATATGTTGTTGCAATATACAACATGGAAGGATTAAATATTTTAGGACCATTTTTTATAATAAGCGGAGTATTGTTATTTTTGCCGAGGTTAAGAAAGAATCAAAGTCAGAGTCTAACTTTTAAATCTGCATTGTTGATAGGATTTGTGCAGGGGGTCTCAGTCTTTCCAGGGATATCGCGCTCTGGTATTACCATTGTATTAGCCCTATTGCTTGGATTAACTAGAGAAGAAGCGTTTAGATTCTCTTTTCTTTTAGCTATTCCGACAATAATTGGAGCAGGCGTTTATGAGCTTTTAAAATCAAGCTGGAATTTCCAAGCATTTAATGTTATTAATATTTCATATGTAGGTTATTTTGTGATAACTTTCATCGTGAGCTTAGCATCTCTTGCTATTCTAGAGAAAACGGTCTTTAGAAAGAAGCTTTCATTTTTTGGCTACTACTGTTGTATAATAGGGCTAATCGTCTTATTTATAGGAGGCTAG
- a CDS encoding LacI family DNA-binding transcriptional regulator — MKRITIKEVAERAGVSIATVSRALNSRTEKSVKQDTLEKIKDIIRELKYFPNRSASSLRHGFSRTIGLPMNFKTDTTSGYVGEIMKGVLRGLDEIGYDLKLISQEEFVSLQTLLDSAGVDGLIITHAYHIAYPHLEEELKNKKSFPLVVMNDYNPDLDINQVYIDTYQATCDMTEYVIKKNNSDLYLLGGEVYSQDAQRREKAFLDTLAKHNIDFGESRILNGHFNETGGYEMTKQIFIKNPDFKGLIYSLNDAMAIGALRALGELCLNCPRDVKVVGFDDIAISEHMNPPLTTIHVPLSEMGYEAIKIIYGIFTGEIIGAQKPQFDYRLIQRESC; from the coding sequence ATGAAAAGAATAACTATAAAAGAGGTAGCAGAGAGAGCCGGAGTATCAATTGCTACAGTCTCAAGGGCTTTAAACTCTAGAACAGAGAAATCTGTTAAGCAGGATACTCTAGAGAAGATAAAGGATATTATTAGAGAATTAAAATATTTTCCCAATAGATCGGCGAGCTCCCTAAGGCATGGTTTTTCACGAACAATAGGTTTGCCTATGAATTTTAAGACAGATACTACCTCAGGCTATGTTGGCGAGATAATGAAAGGTGTATTAAGAGGTTTAGACGAGATAGGGTACGACTTAAAGCTTATATCTCAAGAAGAGTTTGTTTCACTTCAAACGCTGCTTGATAGTGCCGGTGTAGATGGATTAATTATTACCCATGCTTACCATATAGCATACCCTCATCTAGAGGAAGAGTTGAAAAATAAAAAGTCTTTTCCTCTTGTTGTTATGAATGATTATAATCCTGACTTAGATATCAATCAGGTTTATATAGATACTTATCAGGCAACATGCGATATGACGGAGTATGTTATTAAAAAAAACAATTCTGATCTCTATCTTTTAGGCGGAGAGGTATATTCTCAAGATGCTCAAAGAAGAGAGAAAGCTTTTTTAGATACGCTGGCTAAGCATAATATTGATTTTGGCGAAAGTAGAATTTTAAATGGTCATTTTAATGAAACTGGCGGATACGAGATGACCAAACAAATATTTATTAAAAATCCTGATTTTAAAGGATTGATATATTCTCTTAACGATGCTATGGCGATAGGTGCTTTGCGTGCATTAGGTGAACTCTGCCTCAATTGTCCTAGAGATGTTAAAGTTGTTGGCTTTGATGATATAGCTATTTCAGAGCATATGAATCCGCCGTTGACAACTATCCATGTTCCTTTATCTGAGATGGGTTATGAGGCAATTAAAATAATATATGGTATTTTCACTGGAGAGATTATAGGTGCTCAAAAGCCCCAGTTTGATTATAGATTGATTCAAAGAGAATCTTGTTAA
- the argC gene encoding N-acetyl-gamma-glutamyl-phosphate reductase, whose protein sequence is MIHVGIIGALGYTGKELIHYLSRHPVVRIYKLWDNAVDKKGARIDSIFPEFKNIVNTKVEHFNKKDLDVVDVVFLALPHTVSMKIAPSILDKVSLLIDLSADYRFKSHKSYQKWYKADHLDKKNLKKAVYGLPEINRSEIKGAKLIANPGCYPTSMILGLYPLAKEGLLDNAQVIVDSKTGTSGAGRKAATGLIFSELNGNLRPYKINKHQHMPEVTAFFKDELNKSVDLSFVPQLIPINRGIISMIYTVFKNKKKKDLYGLYKKYYSKEPFIRISKKGEVTELKDVAFTNFCDLSYLDFINDNTFLIISCIDNLGKGAASQAVQNMNIALGFDEKEGLI, encoded by the coding sequence ATGATACATGTAGGAATAATAGGGGCATTAGGATATACAGGTAAGGAGCTCATACATTATCTATCCAGACATCCGGTTGTTAGGATATATAAGCTCTGGGATAATGCAGTGGATAAAAAGGGAGCGAGAATAGATTCAATATTCCCTGAGTTTAAGAATATAGTAAATACAAAGGTTGAGCATTTTAATAAGAAGGACTTAGATGTTGTTGATGTTGTTTTTCTTGCTCTCCCTCACACCGTATCTATGAAGATTGCTCCTAGTATTCTAGATAAGGTGAGCCTCTTGATAGATCTCTCTGCGGACTACAGGTTTAAGAGCCATAAGTCTTATCAGAAGTGGTATAAGGCAGATCACTTGGATAAGAAGAATTTAAAAAAGGCTGTCTATGGTCTTCCTGAAATTAATAGAAGCGAGATTAAAGGAGCTAAGCTTATTGCCAACCCTGGCTGTTATCCAACAAGCATGATATTGGGTCTATATCCTCTTGCAAAGGAAGGACTGCTTGATAATGCTCAAGTTATAGTAGACTCTAAGACAGGCACTTCTGGCGCAGGAAGAAAGGCAGCTACAGGATTAATATTTTCTGAACTCAATGGTAATCTGCGGCCTTATAAGATAAATAAACATCAGCATATGCCCGAGGTTACAGCGTTTTTTAAAGATGAGTTAAATAAGAGCGTAGATTTAAGCTTTGTTCCTCAGCTGATACCAATTAATAGGGGCATAATCAGCATGATCTATACTGTATTTAAGAATAAAAAGAAAAAAGATCTCTATGGGTTGTATAAAAAATATTATTCCAAAGAGCCTTTTATCAGAATCTCCAAGAAGGGTGAAGTTACTGAGTTAAAGGACGTTGCCTTTACCAACTTCTGCGACCTGAGTTATTTAGATTTTATAAATGACAATACATTTTTGATAATTTCCTGCATAGATAATCTGGGGAAAGGAGCTGCCTCTCAAGCTGTACAGAATATGAATATTGCTCTTGGTTTTGATGAAAAAGAAGGGTTAATATGA
- a CDS encoding electron transfer flavoprotein subunit alpha, with product MITVLIEKCSGCGVCIKSCPFSAIKIKDKELIIDLEKCNFCGACVEICPLSAIEIKREEIKRDLSAYKNVWVFAEQKKGIVQPVVYELLGKGRELADSLGVQLWAVLLGNNIKDVCRDLIASGADKVLAAEDELLENYLDEPYTQVLVDLIEKHKPEIVLTGATTIGRALISRVAVKIGAGLTADCTGLEIDLKDKILLQTRPAFGGNIMATIITPNHRPQMSTVRHKVMKEAQIDNTRSGEVELINYNGKLSSRTKLIDVIDEVGKSVNLTEADVVVSGGYGLGKPENFKIIEGLAEVLDAAVGASRSAVDNGWIPYAHQVGQTGRTVCPKLYIACGISGQIQHLVGMQSSDVIVAINRDSEAPIFKVATYGIVGDLFEVIPLLTKRLNEILKKARV from the coding sequence ATGATTACAGTATTAATAGAAAAATGTAGCGGTTGCGGGGTATGCATCAAGTCTTGCCCTTTTTCGGCTATTAAGATTAAAGATAAAGAGCTGATAATAGATTTAGAGAAGTGTAATTTTTGCGGAGCTTGCGTTGAGATCTGTCCTCTTTCGGCTATTGAGATAAAAAGAGAGGAGATAAAACGTGATCTGTCGGCCTATAAGAATGTCTGGGTCTTTGCGGAACAAAAAAAAGGAATAGTTCAGCCGGTCGTATATGAGCTGCTTGGAAAAGGCAGGGAATTGGCAGATAGTTTAGGAGTTCAACTCTGGGCGGTGTTGCTTGGAAATAATATAAAGGATGTATGTAGAGATTTAATAGCCAGCGGAGCAGACAAAGTTTTGGCAGCAGAAGATGAGCTCTTAGAGAACTACCTGGATGAGCCTTATACTCAAGTACTTGTTGATTTAATTGAAAAACATAAGCCGGAGATAGTCTTAACCGGCGCTACAACTATTGGGCGTGCACTCATATCTCGCGTTGCAGTTAAGATAGGCGCAGGCCTTACTGCAGATTGCACAGGATTAGAGATAGACCTTAAAGATAAAATTTTACTCCAGACACGCCCTGCTTTTGGCGGTAATATTATGGCAACTATAATTACACCTAACCATAGGCCTCAAATGTCGACTGTGCGGCATAAGGTAATGAAAGAAGCTCAGATTGATAACACTAGAAGCGGAGAGGTTGAACTGATAAATTATAATGGTAAATTAAGTTCCAGAACAAAATTGATTGATGTTATAGATGAAGTAGGCAAAAGTGTAAATCTAACAGAGGCTGATGTTGTAGTGTCAGGCGGATATGGTTTAGGTAAGCCTGAAAATTTTAAGATTATCGAAGGGTTAGCCGAGGTCTTAGATGCTGCTGTTGGAGCATCACGTTCGGCTGTAGATAATGGTTGGATTCCTTATGCTCATCAGGTAGGTCAGACCGGACGTACTGTCTGCCCTAAGCTATATATTGCCTGCGGGATATCAGGTCAGATTCAACATTTAGTAGGTATGCAATCCTCAGATGTTATTGTTGCTATAAACAGAGATTCTGAAGCTCCAATATTTAAGGTTGCAACCTATGGAATAGTAGGAGATCTTTTTGAAGTTATACCTCTTTTAACTAAGAGATTGAATGAAATATTAAAAAAAGCGAGGGTCTAA
- a CDS encoding electron transfer flavoprotein subunit beta/FixA family protein yields the protein MKVIVCIKQVPDTTNVKIDPETNTLIREGVESIINPFDTYAIEEGLRIKERLDGVEVIALTMGPPQAEEALREAISLGVDRAVLLSDRKFAGSDTWATSYALSKAIEKIGDYGLIICGKQAIDGDTAQVGPGISSWLDLPQAAYVRHIEKLSRDKATVERMTEEGYDVIEIPFPAVFTVVKEINEPRFPSLKGKMRAKRAEIEVWSAADVGLDESCVGLNNSPTRVVKIFTPPVREKGMILEGDISENVDKLTDLIRDVLIG from the coding sequence GTGAAAGTCATAGTCTGCATAAAACAGGTACCTGACACAACGAATGTCAAGATAGATCCAGAGACCAATACTTTAATTCGTGAAGGCGTTGAATCTATCATTAATCCTTTTGATACTTATGCTATTGAAGAAGGCTTGCGTATTAAGGAGAGGCTGGATGGGGTAGAGGTGATCGCTTTAACTATGGGCCCTCCTCAAGCAGAAGAGGCATTAAGAGAAGCGATATCTTTAGGTGTAGATAGAGCGGTGCTCTTATCAGATAGAAAGTTTGCAGGCTCAGATACCTGGGCTACAAGTTATGCCTTATCAAAAGCTATAGAGAAGATAGGAGATTATGGTTTAATTATATGTGGTAAGCAGGCAATAGATGGTGATACTGCCCAAGTTGGGCCTGGGATATCATCCTGGCTCGATCTTCCCCAGGCAGCATATGTTAGGCATATAGAAAAGCTGTCTAGAGATAAGGCGACTGTTGAGCGGATGACAGAAGAGGGCTATGATGTTATAGAGATACCGTTTCCTGCTGTATTTACTGTAGTAAAAGAGATCAATGAGCCTCGGTTCCCTTCACTTAAAGGCAAGATGCGTGCAAAGAGAGCCGAGATAGAAGTATGGTCGGCAGCTGATGTAGGCTTAGATGAATCTTGCGTTGGATTAAACAATTCTCCTACAAGAGTAGTGAAGATATTTACACCTCCAGTTAGAGAGAAAGGCATGATCTTAGAGGGAGATATATCAGAAAACGTTGATAAGTTAACAGATTTAATAAGGGATGTTTTGATAGGATGA
- a CDS encoding HD domain-containing protein, translating to MKVDKDYENLVKETLYLLSITQDLDEKGKYEHGVRVALMSEKIAEEVLPQERDLMFFAGLVHDIGGLGSRNHILHHPDLLAQIQDPDIFEHPYRGVHLIRMFPVLFQGQYRMSDYIFEHHEWWKGVGYPRQYKKNEILLGGRILRAADAFDIYSRHGQNKSEINPQSAINVLESNEELDPDILNILKEIIKDKEFMGLYLKPQDMILEYVRSKDLNIILNHRDEDDLFAFIGYLIDFKIDSNAMGHSEGDTHYSVQIAKALNLPEDEVTMIRRGGYLHDIGKLSIPHMVLNKPAWLTEQEWQIVKKHSAITVELLDSIPSFKKYVFAGYHHERWDGKGYHQGLKGEEIPLGARIISVADALDAMTSKRTYRPVLTFKEALKELKSNAGTQFDPKIIEETVRIYK from the coding sequence TTGAAAGTAGATAAAGATTATGAAAATCTTGTAAAAGAGACGTTGTACTTGCTTTCAATAACTCAGGATTTGGATGAGAAAGGTAAATATGAGCATGGGGTAAGAGTAGCCCTTATGTCTGAGAAAATAGCAGAGGAAGTATTGCCTCAAGAGAGAGATTTAATGTTCTTTGCAGGTCTTGTGCATGATATAGGAGGTTTGGGTTCTAGAAACCATATTCTACACCACCCTGATCTGCTTGCACAGATTCAAGATCCGGATATATTTGAACACCCTTATAGAGGCGTGCATTTAATAAGGATGTTTCCAGTTCTCTTCCAAGGTCAGTATAGAATGTCGGATTATATCTTTGAACACCATGAATGGTGGAAAGGGGTGGGATATCCTCGTCAGTATAAAAAGAATGAGATTCTGCTTGGAGGTAGAATTTTAAGAGCAGCTGATGCTTTTGATATCTATTCTCGGCATGGACAGAACAAAAGTGAGATCAATCCTCAGTCAGCTATTAATGTCCTAGAGTCCAACGAAGAGCTTGACCCTGATATTTTGAATATCTTAAAAGAGATTATAAAAGATAAAGAGTTTATGGGGTTATATCTTAAGCCTCAGGATATGATTCTAGAATATGTAAGGAGCAAGGATTTAAACATAATCCTTAACCATAGAGATGAAGATGATCTGTTCGCATTCATCGGGTATTTAATAGATTTTAAAATAGATTCTAATGCAATGGGTCACTCAGAAGGGGATACGCATTATTCGGTACAGATTGCAAAAGCGTTAAATTTGCCAGAAGATGAAGTGACTATGATAAGAAGGGGTGGGTATCTGCATGATATAGGTAAATTATCTATTCCGCATATGGTATTAAATAAACCAGCTTGGCTGACAGAGCAGGAGTGGCAGATAGTCAAAAAGCATTCTGCGATAACTGTTGAGCTGCTTGATTCAATCCCCTCATTTAAAAAATATGTTTTTGCAGGATATCACCATGAGCGCTGGGATGGTAAAGGTTATCATCAGGGTTTAAAAGGCGAAGAGATACCGCTAGGAGCCAGAATTATCTCGGTTGCCGATGCTCTAGATGCTATGACATCTAAGAGGACCTATCGTCCTGTCCTTACCTTCAAAGAGGCATTAAAAGAGCTTAAGAGTAATGCCGGGACTCAGTTTGATCCTAAGATTATTGAGGAGACAGTTAGGATTTATAAGTGA
- a CDS encoding acyl-CoA dehydrogenase family protein, which yields MDYLLTEEQQMLKELAHKIAEEKIRPVAKEYDESGEFPWDIMKILAQSDLFGVYIDEKYGGFGGGVFELSLVAEELSRACGGIAVSYAASALGTYPIILFGNDEQKDKYLPDIASGKKIAAFAITEPNAGSDASAMESKAQKDGDSYILNGRKQWITNGGEAETYVVIAMTNKAKGARGATAFILEKGMEGFDFGKKEDKLGIRASATRELIFNNCRVPKENVLGKEGLGFVVAMKTFDCSRPGVAAQALGIAQGALELATEYAHQRHQFNKPITSFQGIQFMLADMAMQIEAARALIYATCRMVDSGNMSVAKESAITKVFASDVAMKVTTDCLQIFGGYGYMKEYPIEKYMRDAKITQIYEGTNQILRGVIASHLIKEQTKKK from the coding sequence TTGGACTACCTGTTAACAGAAGAACAGCAGATGTTAAAAGAGTTGGCTCATAAGATCGCAGAGGAGAAGATACGCCCTGTTGCAAAAGAGTACGATGAATCGGGCGAGTTCCCCTGGGATATTATGAAGATCCTTGCTCAGAGTGACCTGTTTGGGGTCTACATAGATGAAAAATATGGCGGTTTTGGAGGAGGCGTATTTGAGTTATCCCTCGTTGCTGAAGAGCTCTCTCGTGCCTGCGGTGGTATCGCTGTAAGCTATGCAGCTTCAGCACTAGGAACTTATCCTATTATTCTTTTTGGCAACGATGAGCAGAAAGACAAGTATTTACCTGATATTGCAAGCGGTAAGAAGATAGCTGCTTTTGCAATAACAGAGCCGAATGCAGGATCTGATGCTTCTGCTATGGAGAGCAAGGCTCAAAAAGATGGCGATTCTTATATATTGAATGGAAGAAAGCAATGGATTACAAATGGCGGTGAAGCAGAGACTTATGTAGTTATTGCAATGACAAATAAAGCTAAAGGGGCCAGAGGTGCAACAGCTTTTATACTTGAAAAAGGTATGGAAGGCTTTGATTTTGGCAAAAAAGAGGACAAACTTGGTATCCGTGCATCAGCGACAAGAGAGCTTATTTTTAATAATTGCCGTGTTCCTAAAGAGAATGTTTTGGGTAAAGAAGGCCTAGGCTTTGTAGTTGCTATGAAGACTTTTGACTGTTCTCGCCCTGGAGTTGCAGCGCAGGCTCTGGGTATTGCTCAGGGAGCGCTTGAGCTGGCTACTGAGTATGCTCATCAGAGACACCAGTTTAATAAGCCGATAACAAGTTTTCAGGGAATACAGTTTATGCTTGCCGATATGGCAATGCAGATTGAAGCAGCAAGGGCTTTAATCTATGCTACTTGCAGAATGGTGGACAGCGGTAATATGTCTGTGGCTAAAGAGTCGGCTATAACCAAGGTGTTTGCATCCGATGTTGCTATGAAGGTTACGACTGATTGCCTTCAGATATTCGGCGGGTATGGTTATATGAAAGAGTATCCTATAGAAAAATATATGAGAGATGCAAAGATCACTCAAATATATGAAGGTACAAATCAGATATTAAGGGGTGTAATTGCATCTCATCTTATCAAGGAGCAGACTAAGAAAAAGTGA
- a CDS encoding DEAD/DEAH box helicase codes for MLTENIILDNFQKDAIEHIDKNNSVIVAAPTGAGKTLIAEYAIEKCLKENKGLIYTAPIKALSNQKFRDFSKNFPQKVGIITGDVRINPRAPILIMTTEIFRNYLLQEPEKLKDKKWVIFDEVHYLDDPERGTVWEESIIFLPPEMRILALSATLPNVGEFKNWIKKVHNQNIIEIEEAVRPVPLHFYFQADNQIFSNLKDLKKYSSRERGKFFLNNRIDSLIKHLKTNGFLPCIYFCFSRKKCENYAKDLSQFNFLTEEEKRDIKNLYKELVKKFKIEQHTSTHDMLHLLERGIAYHHAGLLPPLKEIIERIFTKKMIKVIFTTETFALGINMPSRTVCFDEIAKHYKRRAHYLSTRDFYQMAGRAGRRGIDEEGYVFVKLKPFKDDIEKMEIIARNRPELIKSQFNASYATILNLYNDIQDEIITIYPKSFHYFQNRHRKSREAKMLSSKLKLLKNLGYIKNQELTLKGKFSSNVFGYELIVGELYEAGFFENISWIELTIVICAIITESRAKDTEIKLDKGLRKLRLKITNTVAKIQKIEKTHRIYPRILKPHFQLAQTLQAWLRGSEFNKIINLTSLDEGAIVRNFRMTNQVLRDMNQRIISENLREKINKASSVLNRDIVNAEWQLKI; via the coding sequence ATGCTAACAGAAAATATCATACTTGATAACTTCCAAAAAGATGCCATTGAGCATATTGATAAAAATAATTCCGTTATTGTGGCAGCACCAACAGGCGCTGGCAAGACTCTCATTGCTGAATATGCAATCGAGAAATGCCTCAAGGAGAATAAGGGGCTTATATACACAGCACCAATAAAAGCTTTGAGCAATCAGAAGTTCAGAGATTTCTCTAAAAACTTTCCTCAAAAAGTCGGAATAATAACAGGTGATGTCAGAATAAATCCCAGAGCCCCTATTTTAATCATGACAACAGAGATATTTAGAAACTACCTCCTCCAGGAACCAGAAAAACTAAAAGATAAAAAATGGGTGATATTTGATGAAGTACATTATCTTGATGACCCAGAGAGAGGCACCGTCTGGGAAGAATCTATTATATTCCTGCCTCCAGAAATGAGAATATTAGCGCTATCTGCAACACTGCCTAACGTGGGTGAGTTTAAAAATTGGATCAAAAAAGTTCATAATCAAAACATAATAGAGATAGAAGAGGCCGTCAGACCAGTGCCTTTGCATTTCTATTTTCAGGCAGATAATCAGATTTTCTCAAATCTTAAAGATTTAAAAAAATATAGCTCCAGAGAGAGAGGTAAATTCTTCTTAAATAATAGAATAGACTCTTTAATTAAACATCTAAAAACCAATGGTTTCTTGCCTTGTATATATTTCTGTTTCTCAAGAAAAAAATGTGAAAATTATGCAAAAGATCTCTCCCAGTTCAATTTTTTAACCGAAGAAGAAAAGAGAGATATTAAGAACCTCTATAAAGAGCTGGTAAAAAAATTCAAAATAGAACAGCATACATCTACCCATGACATGCTGCACCTGCTGGAGAGGGGCATCGCCTACCATCATGCAGGATTATTGCCGCCTCTAAAGGAGATTATTGAAAGAATATTTACCAAAAAAATGATTAAGGTAATATTTACAACGGAGACATTTGCATTAGGCATCAATATGCCATCACGTACTGTCTGTTTCGATGAAATAGCAAAACATTACAAAAGAAGAGCGCATTATCTAAGTACCAGAGATTTTTATCAAATGGCAGGGCGCGCAGGCAGACGCGGAATAGATGAAGAAGGCTACGTCTTTGTAAAACTTAAACCGTTTAAAGACGATATTGAGAAGATGGAGATCATTGCCAGAAATAGACCCGAACTTATAAAGAGTCAATTTAACGCATCCTATGCAACAATCTTAAACCTATATAATGATATCCAAGATGAGATAATAACCATCTACCCTAAAAGTTTCCACTATTTTCAAAATAGACATAGGAAGTCAAGAGAAGCAAAGATGCTTAGTTCTAAGTTAAAGCTATTGAAAAACTTAGGTTATATAAAAAATCAAGAACTAACATTAAAAGGCAAATTCTCGTCTAATGTATTTGGTTATGAGCTCATAGTGGGCGAGCTATATGAAGCAGGATTTTTTGAAAATATATCCTGGATAGAATTAACAATAGTAATATGCGCGATAATTACAGAATCAAGAGCTAAAGATACAGAGATAAAGCTAGACAAAGGATTGAGAAAACTGAGATTAAAAATCACTAATACCGTAGCTAAGATACAAAAAATAGAAAAAACACACAGAATCTATCCACGAATATTAAAACCTCATTTTCAACTCGCGCAAACATTGCAAGCTTGGCTCAGAGGCAGTGAATTCAATAAAATAATTAACCTGACATCTTTAGATGAAGGTGCAATTGTAAGAAACTTTCGCATGACAAATCAAGTATTGAGAGATATGAATCAAAGAATAATATCTGAAAATCTAAGAGAAAAGATAAATAAAGCATCTAGCGTTTTAAATCGTGATATTGTTAATGCTGAATGGCAGCTTAAAATTTAA
- the argJ gene encoding bifunctional glutamate N-acetyltransferase/amino-acid acetyltransferase ArgJ — MITPKGFVFNGINSRVKKQAKDLGIIITEEKADAVGFFTKNEYKSESLLVCQRNIEDGLAQAIVVNSGCANCGLGKKGEAAALKICSEVAKELKTKKSDVLIASTGSIGIPLEEQKIVSSIPRLIKGALSTKAEDFARAIMTTDKYPKVSALKLKSGVTILGIAKGAGMIEPNMATTLSFLLTDAKIRRSSLAKIVKSALDLTFNRISIDADQSTNDTFLALANGASSVDVEVSRDKRDEFIKGVFKVLHDLAYEIVENGEGATKIVKIEVKSAKSRIVAEKICRKLASSMLFKSSLYGNSANWGRILSSVGSLSLGVGKSYDINYGNIKVVKNGLSLYNNKKRADDYLKKSKEVKIVLDFKKGGDDFFMYTTDLSPDYVKLNS, encoded by the coding sequence ATGATTACACCCAAAGGTTTTGTTTTTAACGGAATAAACTCTCGCGTTAAGAAGCAAGCTAAAGACCTGGGTATTATAATAACTGAAGAAAAAGCAGATGCGGTTGGATTTTTTACCAAAAATGAATATAAGTCTGAGTCTCTCTTGGTCTGTCAGAGAAATATAGAAGATGGTTTAGCTCAGGCTATTGTTGTAAATAGCGGTTGTGCTAATTGCGGATTGGGCAAGAAGGGAGAGGCTGCAGCATTAAAAATATGTTCTGAAGTTGCTAAGGAACTAAAAACTAAAAAGTCCGACGTGTTGATTGCTTCTACAGGATCAATAGGTATACCTCTTGAAGAGCAGAAGATAGTCTCTAGTATTCCTAGGTTGATTAAAGGGGCTCTAAGCACTAAGGCAGAAGATTTTGCTAGAGCAATCATGACAACAGATAAATACCCTAAGGTCTCTGCTCTTAAATTGAAGAGCGGTGTTACTATATTAGGCATAGCTAAGGGTGCCGGGATGATAGAGCCTAATATGGCTACAACCCTATCGTTTCTTTTGACAGATGCAAAGATAAGAAGGAGTTCTCTGGCTAAGATTGTAAAATCAGCCCTCGATTTGACTTTTAACAGGATATCTATAGATGCTGATCAGAGCACAAACGATACTTTTCTTGCTTTGGCCAACGGTGCTAGCTCTGTCGATGTTGAGGTTTCTAGAGATAAGAGAGATGAATTTATAAAAGGTGTTTTTAAGGTGCTGCATGATTTAGCGTATGAAATAGTCGAGAACGGTGAAGGGGCGACTAAGATAGTAAAGATAGAAGTAAAATCTGCAAAGAGTAGAATAGTAGCTGAAAAAATATGCAGGAAGCTTGCATCTTCCATGCTCTTTAAAAGCTCGCTATATGGAAATAGCGCTAACTGGGGCAGAATTCTATCCTCAGTCGGCTCTCTAAGTTTGGGTGTTGGCAAGAGTTATGATATAAATTATGGTAATATCAAAGTTGTTAAAAATGGTCTGAGTCTATATAATAATAAAAAGAGAGCGGATGATTATTTGAAGAAGTCTAAAGAGGTAAAGATTGTTTTGGATTTCAAAAAAGGCGGAGATGATTTTTTTATGTATACAACTGATCTCTCCCCAGATTATGTTAAGTTAAATAGCTGA